One region of Chitinophaga varians genomic DNA includes:
- a CDS encoding type B 50S ribosomal protein L31, protein MKQGIHPENYRFVVFKDMSNGHSFLSRSTAPSKETVKWEDGNEYPLIKLEISNTSHPFYTGKNVLVDTAGRIDKFNKRYAKKA, encoded by the coding sequence ATGAAACAGGGAATCCATCCGGAAAATTACAGATTTGTGGTATTTAAAGATATGTCAAACGGACACAGCTTTTTAAGCCGTTCCACTGCTCCTTCCAAAGAAACTGTAAAGTGGGAAGATGGCAATGAGTATCCGTTGATTAAGTTGGAAATTTCCAATACTTCTCACCCTTTCTATACTGGTAAGAATGTGTTGGTGGATACCGCAGGACGTATCGACAAATTCAACAAACGCTACGCTAAAAAAGCATAG
- a CDS encoding putative sugar nucleotidyl transferase — translation MERQYILFDTPERELLYPFTHTRPIAACRVGILTIQEKWEHWLGTGVSHFTVPHLQEKFPLHRGDEVMMNVLINGHLMPDEELVAAITALGPDEELYKDNHLVAKVIQGREVHLLPAANRKNYTGPVVGIFRPWDIFLQNDRAIREDFVLLTKGRTSAPLPEGCQVSHPENVFLEPGAAVYCSILNAATGPIYIGRNALIMEGCAIRGPLAMGEGAVLKMGAKVYGATTLGPYSIGGGEIKNSVFFGYSNKSHDGYVGDAVIGEWCNLGGNTTCSNVKNNAGVVKVWVEAKQGTEPAGQKCGVMMGDYSRTGINTMLNTGTVVGVSCNIFGAGFPPTFLPSFSWGHQVGMTGYRLPEALRDAAAWMGFKGRQLEEADRRILEAVFRETNTQRP, via the coding sequence ATGGAGCGTCAATACATTCTTTTCGACACGCCCGAACGCGAACTGTTATACCCCTTTACGCATACGAGACCCATTGCAGCCTGCAGAGTAGGAATTCTTACCATACAGGAGAAGTGGGAGCATTGGCTGGGTACTGGTGTCAGTCATTTTACCGTACCTCATTTGCAGGAGAAGTTTCCGCTGCATCGTGGAGATGAAGTCATGATGAACGTGCTGATCAACGGGCACCTAATGCCTGATGAGGAGCTGGTAGCGGCGATAACGGCTTTGGGGCCGGACGAGGAGTTATACAAGGATAATCACCTGGTGGCGAAGGTAATACAGGGCAGGGAAGTCCACCTGCTGCCGGCTGCCAACCGTAAAAACTATACAGGTCCGGTGGTGGGTATTTTCAGGCCCTGGGATATTTTTTTGCAGAACGACCGTGCCATCCGGGAGGATTTTGTGCTGTTGACCAAAGGGCGTACTTCCGCGCCGCTACCAGAAGGCTGCCAGGTATCACATCCTGAAAATGTGTTCCTGGAGCCGGGGGCCGCTGTGTATTGCAGTATCCTTAACGCTGCTACCGGTCCCATTTATATCGGCCGGAATGCGTTGATTATGGAGGGCTGTGCTATCAGGGGGCCGCTGGCGATGGGAGAAGGGGCTGTCTTAAAGATGGGAGCCAAAGTATATGGGGCCACCACACTGGGGCCTTATAGTATCGGTGGCGGGGAAATTAAAAACAGCGTATTTTTCGGCTATTCCAATAAATCACATGATGGTTACGTAGGAGACGCGGTGATTGGTGAGTGGTGTAACCTCGGCGGTAATACTACCTGTTCCAATGTCAAAAACAATGCAGGCGTAGTGAAAGTATGGGTAGAAGCAAAGCAGGGGACAGAGCCGGCAGGGCAGAAATGCGGCGTGATGATGGGCGACTACAGCCGTACCGGTATTAATACCATGTTGAACACCGGTACCGTGGTAGGGGTGTCCTGTAATATTTTCGGCGCCGGGTTTCCGCCAACTTTCCTGCCTTCCTTTAGCTGGGGGCATCAGGTGGGGATGACCGGCTACCGTTTGCCCGAAGCGTTGCGGGATGCCGCCGCCTGGATGGGGTTCAAGGGCAGGCAGTTGGAAGAGGCGGACCGCAGGATACTGGAGGCCGTTTTCAGGGAAACAAACACACAACGACCATAA